The DNA segment AAAAGTAGGCGAAGAGGAGTTGCTCAAGGCCGTAAAGGCAATCTGGGATCTTAGGCCAGCAGCGATAATTCGCGACCTTGGCTTGCGGCGCCCCATTTATAGGCAAGTGGCCTGCTATGGCCATTTTGGTCGCCCT comes from the Clostridia bacterium genome and includes:
- a CDS encoding methionine adenosyltransferase domain-containing protein gives rise to the protein KVGEEELLKAVKAIWDLRPAAIIRDLGLRRPIYRQVACYGHFGRPELNLPWERTDRVEALRSELGA